One segment of Halomonas sp. TD01 DNA contains the following:
- the dksA gene encoding RNA polymerase-binding protein DksA codes for MQPDINQSITARTDSGAEFLDAKKAEEALLLTSSADEYMNAAQLAFFRQRLLNERAELEAHLNEVKTAIASHERDSDEADQASFEEELRLSLRQADRESRLINNIDAALQRIENGEYGFCEETGEPIGIQRLLFRPTAKLCIEAKERQERKEHHFRKARGE; via the coding sequence TTGCAACCCGATATCAATCAGTCAATAACTGCCAGAACAGATAGTGGCGCTGAATTCCTAGATGCAAAAAAAGCTGAGGAAGCTTTGCTGTTGACCTCATCAGCAGACGAGTACATGAATGCCGCACAGCTTGCGTTTTTCCGTCAGCGGCTTTTGAACGAACGTGCGGAGCTTGAGGCGCATTTAAACGAGGTGAAAACGGCTATCGCCTCCCATGAGAGAGATAGCGACGAGGCTGACCAGGCGTCGTTTGAGGAGGAGCTACGGTTGTCACTTCGCCAAGCAGATCGCGAAAGTCGGTTGATCAATAATATTGATGCAGCATTACAGCGTATCGAAAATGGTGAGTACGGCTTCTGTGAAGAAACTGGCGAGCCCATTGGTATTCAACGCCTACTTTTTCGTCCAACGGCAAAACTTTGCATTGAAGCAAAGGAGCGCCAGGAGCGTAAAGAGCACCATTTCCGCAAGGCAAGGGGGGAGTGA
- a CDS encoding CobW family GTP-binding protein has product MQFSTLTPVNVLTGFLGSGKTTLLNRWVRQASMRNTLIVINEFGDIGLDHQLITQSDEQAVVEMSSGCLCCTLRGDLSRTLQQAIDALLAEGKPAPARVVIETTGLADPAPILQLLMTDHWLAHRFQLDSVVCCVDAANGESTLQAHRESQRQVAIADRLLITKTDLVDEVRLTPLANQLASINPAAEQWQVVNGNLSPELLVGAGLLRRDSQRYQVDQWLKSARYSVLYATDVEHEKSQQSVNSAAFMQPTSQPTLTRHGENINAFCFCVEALITPEALENWLDLLMLLMGEKMLRIKAIVHLTDREEPLALHGVQHIFHPPTPLPMHCVSDRISRFVFITQNVAPATVGELYSFFTPSVAPTISSTISPTNEAI; this is encoded by the coding sequence ATGCAGTTCTCCACGCTGACACCGGTTAACGTGCTGACCGGTTTTTTAGGTAGTGGCAAGACAACGCTACTCAATCGCTGGGTACGCCAAGCGTCAATGCGAAACACGCTAATCGTGATTAATGAGTTTGGTGATATTGGTCTTGATCATCAGTTGATTACGCAAAGTGATGAGCAAGCGGTGGTGGAGATGAGTAGCGGCTGTTTGTGCTGCACATTGCGAGGAGACTTGAGCCGCACGTTACAGCAGGCCATTGACGCGCTTCTGGCAGAAGGAAAGCCAGCACCTGCCCGTGTTGTCATTGAAACCACAGGTCTTGCCGATCCCGCACCGATTTTACAGCTGTTAATGACCGATCATTGGCTTGCTCACCGTTTCCAGTTGGATAGCGTGGTGTGCTGTGTAGACGCCGCGAACGGTGAGTCAACGTTGCAAGCGCATCGTGAGTCACAGCGTCAGGTAGCGATAGCAGACCGATTACTCATCACCAAAACTGACCTGGTCGACGAAGTCCGCCTAACACCACTGGCTAACCAACTGGCGTCCATCAATCCGGCAGCAGAGCAGTGGCAGGTAGTGAACGGTAATCTTTCGCCTGAGTTGTTGGTAGGCGCAGGGCTTTTGCGTCGCGATTCTCAACGATACCAGGTAGACCAGTGGCTTAAATCAGCACGTTATAGCGTTCTCTATGCCACAGATGTCGAGCATGAGAAGAGTCAGCAGAGTGTCAATAGCGCTGCTTTTATGCAGCCCACTAGTCAGCCAACGTTGACTCGTCATGGAGAGAATATCAATGCGTTTTGTTTTTGCGTCGAGGCGCTAATTACGCCAGAGGCTCTAGAAAATTGGCTAGATCTGTTGATGTTGCTGATGGGCGAGAAAATGCTACGCATTAAAGCAATTGTGCACCTTACCGATCGAGAGGAACCGTTGGCGTTGCATGGCGTCCAGCACATTTTTCATCCGCCGACGCCCCTGCCTATGCATTGTGTTAGTGACCGCATTTCTCGGTTTGTTTTCATTACTCAAAACGTCGCGCCTGCCACTGTGGGCGAGCTTTATAGTTTTTTCACACCCTCTGTCGCACCAACGATCTCATCAACGATCTCACCCACTAACGAGGCAATTTAA
- the folE2 gene encoding GTP cyclohydrolase FolE2, with the protein MTAFTLPDIAQQPARFPGTLSWVGMEGIALPVQLAGSQVNANVSAGVSLEEADARGIHMSRLYTALDALEYQPLTPTLLHRVLGTFLESHQALSESAYLTFSGDVLLKRDALISPLSGWKGYPFTLRSQLTPSGFKVELDVCVGYSSTCPCSAALARQLIQQAFAEDFEEIPLTKQAVLAWLGSEEGVLATPHSQRSVAHCSIRLAGNGEIPLAELIERIENALGTALQTAVKRIDEQAFALANGQNLMFCEDAAKRLDRALRKMADISGFQLKVVHAESLHAHDAVARCEWQW; encoded by the coding sequence ATGACGGCTTTTACCTTACCTGATATTGCCCAACAACCGGCCCGTTTCCCGGGCACGCTTTCCTGGGTAGGTATGGAAGGCATTGCTTTGCCAGTACAGCTGGCGGGAAGCCAGGTAAACGCCAATGTGTCAGCCGGCGTTAGCCTTGAAGAAGCTGATGCTCGTGGTATCCATATGTCACGGCTGTATACCGCATTGGATGCATTAGAATACCAGCCACTAACGCCTACGTTACTTCATCGCGTTCTTGGCACCTTTTTGGAGAGCCACCAGGCGTTATCTGAGAGCGCTTACCTAACGTTTAGTGGGGACGTGTTGCTTAAGCGTGATGCGCTCATCAGCCCTTTGTCAGGTTGGAAAGGCTACCCGTTTACACTGCGCAGCCAGCTCACACCGTCAGGTTTCAAGGTAGAGCTAGACGTATGCGTTGGTTACTCCTCAACATGCCCCTGTTCCGCTGCATTAGCGCGGCAGCTAATTCAGCAAGCGTTTGCGGAAGATTTTGAAGAGATACCGTTAACCAAGCAGGCCGTACTTGCGTGGTTGGGGAGTGAAGAGGGCGTTCTCGCGACGCCGCATAGCCAGCGCAGCGTCGCTCACTGTTCCATACGGCTGGCGGGTAACGGTGAAATACCGCTTGCTGAGCTTATTGAGCGTATTGAAAACGCCCTGGGGACAGCGTTACAGACAGCGGTTAAACGTATCGATGAGCAGGCATTTGCCCTTGCCAATGGCCAGAATCTGATGTTCTGTGAAGATGCGGCAAAGCGCCTAGATCGAGCGCTGAGAAAGATGGCTGATATTTCAGGCTTCCAGCTAAAGGTGGTTCATGCTGAAAGTTTGCACGCCCACGATGCGGTAGCGAGATGCGAATGGCAGTGGTGA
- a CDS encoding CNNM domain-containing protein produces MFLLITIATISIALSFLCSILEAALLSITPSYIAKQKEDNPKLHAALTKLKTHIDRPLAAILTLNTIAHTVGATAVGAQAAVVFGEASIAIVSAVMTMLILVLSEIIPKTIGATYWRGLSPVLPRLLNPMIIGLLPFIWMSEQITRRLGKSEHDVDLRDEIKVLARVGLEEKVLDADESRTIINMLNLHEIAVNKAMTPRTVCETVLPNMTVKEFDEQYGKTPFTRFPVMDNGEQAFGYVHKADMYHADDAKTMRELMHPIGSVDVSNNVEQVFTSMLKDHLHMRVVYDEHGTFVGLITLEDIIETILGQDIVDETDSVANLRHYAKQRWVKRIKREEKDDKSLD; encoded by the coding sequence ATGTTCCTTCTCATCACGATTGCTACCATTTCAATCGCGCTCTCCTTTCTGTGTTCTATCCTTGAAGCGGCGCTGCTGTCTATTACGCCAAGCTATATCGCCAAGCAAAAAGAAGATAATCCCAAACTTCATGCAGCGCTGACCAAGCTAAAAACGCATATTGATCGGCCGTTGGCCGCGATCTTAACTCTCAACACCATTGCGCATACCGTCGGTGCAACGGCAGTGGGGGCGCAGGCCGCGGTCGTGTTTGGCGAAGCATCTATTGCCATTGTGTCTGCCGTCATGACCATGCTGATTTTAGTTCTTTCCGAAATTATTCCGAAAACGATTGGTGCTACCTATTGGCGAGGTTTATCCCCCGTGTTGCCACGGCTACTGAACCCTATGATCATTGGATTGCTACCGTTTATCTGGATGTCCGAACAGATTACGCGCCGTTTAGGAAAGTCAGAACATGACGTTGATTTGCGCGATGAAATTAAAGTGCTGGCGCGGGTAGGTTTGGAAGAGAAAGTATTGGATGCGGATGAGTCACGCACCATTATTAACATGCTGAATTTGCATGAAATTGCGGTCAATAAAGCGATGACGCCCCGTACTGTCTGTGAAACGGTGTTACCTAATATGACGGTTAAGGAGTTTGACGAGCAGTATGGCAAAACGCCATTCACTCGTTTCCCCGTGATGGATAACGGCGAGCAGGCATTTGGTTATGTGCATAAGGCTGATATGTATCACGCTGATGACGCCAAAACCATGCGTGAACTGATGCATCCGATTGGCAGTGTAGACGTTTCGAACAATGTCGAGCAGGTGTTTACGTCGATGTTAAAAGACCATCTGCATATGCGGGTGGTCTATGATGAACACGGCACTTTTGTGGGCCTTATCACCCTGGAAGACATTATTGAGACTATATTAGGTCAAGATATTGTCGATGAAACCGACAGTGTGGCGAACTTGCGCCATTATGCAAAACAGCGCTGGGTAAAACGCATTAAGCGGGAAGAGAAAGACGACAAGTCGCTTGATTGA
- a CDS encoding peroxiredoxin, with translation MSLRINSVVPDFEAETSQGPIRFHDWIGDSWAILFSHPKDFTPVCTTEFGAVATLSAEWKKRGTKVIGVSVDGVEDHKRWGDDIQSVSGSEVDFPIIADDGLTVSKLYDMLPEEAYLPDGRTPADSATVRSVFIIGPDKQLKLSMTYPMTVGRNFAEILRALDALQTTAQHGVATPADWTIGQDVIIPPSVSDEDAKQKFGEFEAVLPYLRKTKLR, from the coding sequence ATGTCATTACGTATCAATTCGGTAGTGCCAGATTTCGAAGCAGAAACTAGCCAAGGCCCGATTCGTTTTCATGACTGGATTGGCGATAGTTGGGCAATCCTGTTTTCTCACCCTAAAGATTTTACCCCAGTATGTACCACCGAATTTGGTGCTGTTGCTACCCTCAGCGCAGAATGGAAAAAGCGCGGCACCAAGGTCATTGGCGTTTCTGTGGATGGCGTAGAAGACCACAAACGCTGGGGTGACGACATCCAATCCGTTAGCGGCAGTGAAGTCGACTTTCCGATCATCGCTGATGACGGGCTAACCGTATCGAAGCTTTACGACATGCTGCCAGAAGAAGCTTATCTACCTGATGGCCGCACACCAGCCGACAGTGCCACTGTTCGCTCGGTGTTTATTATCGGGCCAGATAAGCAACTGAAACTATCCATGACCTATCCCATGACAGTAGGGCGTAATTTTGCCGAAATTTTGCGTGCACTAGATGCCCTGCAAACCACGGCACAACATGGTGTTGCCACGCCTGCTGATTGGACGATTGGTCAGGATGTTATCATTCCGCCGAGCGTGTCAGATGAAGATGCCAAGCAGAAATTCGGTGAGTTCGAGGCAGTTCTGCCGTACCTGCGTAAAACGAAATTGCGTTAA
- a CDS encoding methyl-accepting chemotaxis protein yields the protein MLAYFTSDALRSALNQHTACIYFSSEGIIQEASEQFLASMGYSLADIKGHHHRIFCFPEETSNRQYDDFWKSLAAGESQQGRFRRVNALGEEVWLEATYLPIKNRRGKVVQIFKVANDVTKEHQNAASERSILQALNSSMAVIEFTTDGYILDANTNFEQAMGYPLHKIRGEHHRLFCDSDFYRKHPDFWQRLSQGEYKQGKFLRLNAKGDTVWLEATYNPIFDDEGNVVKVVKFATDITQAMLATEAAKATVSSAQASSSQTERIAQNGLTHLQTVLSDSQHVAHTLNEAQQLITALNQQAEQINKITASIAQIASQTNLLSLNAAVEAARAGEQGRGFAVVANEVRQLAKGSSEAVSEITRVLKENNALVARTTQAMQQVVKQGETSQTSVKEIASIVSEILQGAQNVSHSIERLALAPS from the coding sequence ATGCTCGCATATTTTACTTCTGACGCCTTACGTAGCGCCCTAAACCAACATACTGCTTGTATCTACTTTTCATCGGAAGGCATTATCCAAGAGGCTAGTGAGCAATTTTTAGCCTCTATGGGTTACTCATTAGCTGACATTAAGGGACATCATCACCGTATTTTTTGTTTTCCTGAAGAAACGTCCAACCGTCAATATGATGATTTTTGGAAATCACTTGCAGCCGGTGAAAGCCAACAGGGGCGCTTTCGGCGCGTGAATGCACTTGGCGAAGAAGTATGGCTTGAGGCTACCTATTTACCGATTAAGAATCGACGTGGCAAGGTTGTGCAGATTTTTAAAGTAGCCAACGACGTGACCAAAGAGCACCAAAACGCCGCTAGCGAACGCTCCATTCTTCAAGCTCTAAATAGCTCAATGGCAGTGATTGAATTCACAACCGACGGCTATATTCTGGATGCCAACACTAATTTTGAACAAGCAATGGGGTACCCACTGCACAAAATTCGTGGCGAGCATCACCGACTTTTCTGCGATAGTGATTTTTACCGAAAACACCCAGACTTCTGGCAACGCTTAAGCCAAGGGGAGTATAAACAGGGTAAGTTTTTACGCCTAAATGCCAAAGGAGACACCGTTTGGCTGGAAGCTACTTATAACCCTATCTTTGATGACGAAGGTAACGTGGTAAAGGTGGTTAAATTTGCTACCGATATCACCCAAGCAATGCTGGCAACAGAAGCTGCTAAAGCCACGGTAAGCAGCGCCCAAGCATCGTCTAGCCAGACCGAGCGAATTGCCCAAAATGGGTTAACCCATCTGCAAACTGTGCTTTCTGACTCACAACATGTCGCCCATACGCTCAACGAAGCACAGCAGCTAATCACTGCGCTAAACCAACAAGCGGAGCAGATTAACAAAATTACTGCATCAATCGCGCAAATTGCCAGCCAAACAAACTTGCTTTCATTAAATGCAGCGGTGGAGGCAGCAAGAGCGGGTGAACAGGGTCGTGGATTTGCTGTTGTAGCAAACGAAGTACGCCAGTTAGCCAAAGGGTCAAGTGAAGCGGTGAGCGAAATCACTCGAGTTCTAAAAGAAAATAATGCACTTGTCGCACGCACCACCCAGGCAATGCAGCAAGTGGTCAAGCAGGGTGAAACCAGTCAAACGAGTGTTAAAGAAATAGCGTCAATTGTGAGTGAAATTTTACAAGGCGCGCAGAATGTATCTCACTCTATCGAACGGCTCGCTTTAGCACCTTCATAA
- a CDS encoding DUF3047 domain-containing protein: MTWPTRSFEGETRYSIVEKSGQRVLEVNAQGQASARYLERDIDLNETPYLHWCWQVDSTYPGVDETTKAGDDYPARVYVAHKTGILPWQIESVNYVWASTQPQGASWPNAFTDRAQLMALQSGNSAVGEWVAEVRDVRADYQALFGSAPSQISGIALMSDGDNTGGNATAWFTQLGFSSLHTPPACPNS; encoded by the coding sequence ATGACTTGGCCCACTCGTAGCTTTGAAGGCGAAACACGCTATTCAATTGTTGAAAAATCAGGCCAACGGGTGCTTGAAGTCAATGCTCAGGGGCAGGCCTCGGCACGCTACCTCGAGCGCGATATTGATTTAAATGAAACGCCCTATCTTCACTGGTGCTGGCAAGTAGACTCAACCTATCCGGGCGTTGATGAAACGACCAAAGCGGGCGATGACTATCCCGCACGGGTTTACGTAGCTCACAAGACGGGCATTCTGCCTTGGCAGATCGAATCGGTTAACTATGTCTGGGCCTCTACTCAACCCCAGGGTGCTTCGTGGCCAAATGCATTTACTGACCGAGCGCAACTGATGGCCTTGCAAAGTGGCAATAGCGCGGTTGGGGAATGGGTGGCAGAAGTACGCGATGTCCGTGCTGACTACCAAGCACTTTTTGGCAGTGCCCCTAGCCAAATCAGCGGCATAGCCTTAATGAGCGATGGTGATAATACAGGCGGCAACGCCACCGCGTGGTTTACCCAACTAGGCTTTTCTAGCCTTCACACTCCCCCGGCATGCCCAAATAGTTAG
- a CDS encoding zf-HC2 domain-containing protein gives MLMCREATRLMSFKQDRALTFRERAALRIHLSMCSACRACARQFDLLHTIGSHHPTTLNQSTDNEGPHEPR, from the coding sequence ATGCTAATGTGCCGTGAAGCAACACGTTTGATGTCATTTAAACAAGATAGAGCACTCACTTTTCGCGAACGTGCTGCACTCCGCATCCATCTCTCTATGTGCAGCGCCTGCCGCGCCTGTGCCCGCCAGTTTGACCTGCTTCATACAATAGGCAGCCACCACCCCACTACGTTAAACCAATCAACCGATAACGAGGGGCCTCATGAACCCCGCTAA
- a CDS encoding sigma-70 family RNA polymerase sigma factor has protein sequence MPISSHQTAEHFSLIRPRLLAFARLQLRENAAAEDAVQETLLTAFEKTGSFEGRSEFETWVFGILKFKLLDHLRQQKKQGRWQPLNDSIDEDTLDRLFKSNGHWQPSARPHDWGEPEHILENQHFWQVFDACLIALPDSIARVFTLRELMGLSTQDICKELDITETNCWVILHRARLRLRACLDNGWVQ, from the coding sequence TTGCCTATCTCCTCTCATCAAACTGCAGAACACTTCAGTCTTATCCGTCCTCGCCTGCTTGCATTTGCACGCTTGCAGCTTAGGGAGAATGCTGCCGCCGAAGATGCCGTTCAGGAAACGTTACTCACCGCGTTTGAAAAAACCGGTTCATTTGAAGGGCGCTCAGAATTTGAAACCTGGGTATTTGGCATCTTAAAATTTAAGCTTCTTGACCATTTGCGTCAGCAAAAAAAACAGGGACGCTGGCAGCCGCTAAATGACTCAATAGACGAGGACACGTTAGATCGGCTATTCAAATCAAACGGGCATTGGCAGCCCAGTGCCCGTCCTCATGACTGGGGAGAACCTGAACATATTTTAGAGAATCAGCACTTCTGGCAAGTGTTCGATGCCTGTTTAATAGCGCTACCCGACAGTATCGCGCGAGTATTTACCTTACGAGAACTGATGGGATTATCGACACAGGATATTTGTAAGGAACTCGACATAACAGAAACTAACTGCTGGGTTATCTTACACCGAGCACGGTTAAGGTTAAGAGCGTGCTTGGATAACGGCTGGGTTCAGTAG
- a CDS encoding isocitrate dehydrogenase yields the protein MSQSIAVIKGDGIGPEIMDATLRVLDALECGLNYEFIDAGLAALEKHGTLIPQESLDAIEKYGIALKGPLTTPIGKGFSSINVQLRRHFDLYANVRPAISFPGTRSRYNDIDMITVRENTEGAYLSDGQEMIDDGNTGISVIKVTRHGSERIVRYAFELAKKNGRKKVTAVHKANIIKTSSGLFLDVAREIAKEYPEIEFQEMIVDNACMQLVMNPHQFDVVVTTNLFGDILSDLCAGLVGGLGLAPGANIGEKAAIFEAVHGSAPDIAGQKIANPCALLLAAAQMLEHLGMNEKGDAIRHGIRAVLETRRDMVTPDMGGTGTTDTFAQALVEHLTA from the coding sequence ATGAGCCAGTCAATTGCGGTGATTAAAGGCGACGGTATCGGCCCCGAAATTATGGATGCAACCCTGCGCGTGCTTGATGCGCTGGAGTGTGGTCTGAATTATGAGTTTATCGATGCTGGCCTGGCGGCGCTCGAAAAACACGGCACGCTAATTCCTCAGGAATCGCTTGATGCCATTGAGAAATACGGCATTGCCCTGAAAGGCCCGCTGACCACACCCATTGGCAAAGGCTTCTCCTCCATCAACGTGCAGCTACGTCGTCACTTTGACCTATACGCCAACGTGCGCCCTGCTATCAGTTTCCCCGGCACGCGCTCGCGCTACAACGACATCGATATGATTACCGTGCGGGAAAACACCGAAGGCGCCTACCTCTCTGATGGCCAGGAAATGATTGATGACGGCAATACCGGCATTTCAGTCATTAAGGTGACCCGCCATGGTTCCGAACGTATTGTTCGCTATGCGTTTGAACTAGCAAAAAAGAACGGCCGTAAAAAAGTGACCGCCGTACACAAAGCTAACATCATTAAAACCAGCTCTGGCCTATTTTTGGATGTCGCTCGGGAAATCGCTAAAGAGTATCCAGAGATCGAATTCCAGGAAATGATTGTGGATAACGCCTGCATGCAGCTGGTGATGAACCCCCACCAGTTTGATGTAGTCGTCACTACCAACCTGTTTGGCGATATTCTTTCCGACCTCTGTGCCGGGTTAGTCGGCGGTTTAGGCTTGGCACCAGGCGCTAACATCGGCGAAAAAGCCGCTATTTTTGAAGCGGTTCACGGCTCAGCACCGGATATTGCCGGACAAAAAATTGCCAACCCTTGCGCCTTACTGCTGGCAGCCGCCCAAATGCTCGAACACTTGGGCATGAACGAAAAAGGCGACGCTATTCGTCACGGAATTCGTGCAGTGTTGGAAACGCGCCGCGACATGGTGACACCCGACATGGGCGGCACCGGCACCACCGATACGTTTGCCCAAGCGCTCGTAGAGCACTTAACCGCTTAA
- a CDS encoding SulP family inorganic anion transporter, which translates to MYEKFKQSWLSNLKGDTLAGIVVALALIPEAIAFSIIAGVDPKVGLYASFAICVIIAFTGGRSGMISAATGAMALLMITLVKEHGLEYLLAATLLTGVLQIIAGYLKLAELMRFVSRSVVTGFVNALAILIFMAQLPELTGVTWHVYVMTIAGLAIIYGFPYVPVVGKAIPSPLVCIVVLTVVYMVTGMEIRSVGDMGELPDSLPMFLWPDVPLNFETLMIVLPYSLMLAVVGLLESMMTATIIDDLTDTKSDKNRECKGQGIANIGAGLIGGMAGCAMIGQSVINIKSGGRRRTSTLIAGIALLMMVVFLADWVSQIPMAALVAVMIMVSIGTFSWESIRDLKKHPMSTNVVMVATVVVTVGTHNLAIGVFVGVLLAAMFFANKVGNIMYIGSKEVEPGKEREYQVVGQVFFASSERFIAAFDFKESIDKVTINLSRAHFWDITAVQALDRVVIKFRREGTEVELVGLSEASATVVDRYAVHNDPEAVEKLMGGH; encoded by the coding sequence ATGTACGAAAAGTTTAAACAATCTTGGCTTTCTAACCTCAAGGGCGACACCCTTGCGGGGATTGTCGTTGCGCTTGCGCTGATTCCTGAAGCCATTGCATTCTCAATTATTGCGGGCGTAGACCCCAAAGTGGGCCTTTATGCTTCCTTTGCGATCTGCGTCATCATTGCCTTCACTGGTGGGCGCTCGGGTATGATCTCTGCTGCAACCGGTGCCATGGCGTTGTTGATGATTACGCTGGTAAAAGAGCACGGTTTGGAGTACCTGTTGGCGGCCACGCTGCTTACTGGTGTACTACAGATTATTGCAGGCTACTTAAAGCTTGCTGAGCTAATGCGTTTTGTGTCTCGTTCGGTGGTTACCGGGTTTGTAAACGCGCTAGCAATTCTTATCTTTATGGCCCAATTGCCTGAGTTAACCGGCGTTACTTGGCATGTATATGTCATGACGATTGCAGGCTTAGCCATCATTTACGGTTTTCCCTATGTGCCTGTGGTTGGCAAAGCCATTCCATCGCCGTTGGTATGTATTGTCGTCCTCACTGTTGTTTACATGGTGACTGGCATGGAAATTCGCAGTGTAGGTGACATGGGTGAACTGCCGGATAGCTTGCCAATGTTTTTGTGGCCTGATGTGCCGCTGAATTTCGAAACATTAATGATCGTATTGCCCTACTCGCTAATGTTGGCCGTGGTGGGACTGCTGGAATCCATGATGACAGCCACCATTATTGACGATTTAACCGACACCAAAAGTGATAAAAACCGCGAGTGTAAAGGTCAAGGTATCGCTAATATCGGTGCTGGTTTGATCGGTGGTATGGCGGGGTGTGCGATGATTGGCCAATCAGTGATCAACATTAAATCGGGTGGCCGTCGCCGTACTTCAACGTTAATCGCTGGTATTGCGCTATTAATGATGGTGGTCTTCCTTGCTGATTGGGTCTCGCAGATTCCCATGGCAGCGTTGGTGGCAGTCATGATCATGGTGTCGATTGGTACCTTCAGTTGGGAATCGATTCGCGATCTGAAAAAACACCCGATGAGCACCAACGTTGTGATGGTAGCTACCGTTGTCGTAACAGTAGGCACACACAACTTGGCTATTGGCGTGTTTGTTGGTGTGCTGTTGGCGGCGATGTTCTTTGCTAACAAAGTCGGCAACATCATGTATATCGGCTCGAAAGAAGTAGAGCCCGGTAAAGAGCGTGAATACCAAGTGGTTGGCCAAGTGTTCTTTGCCTCTTCTGAGCGTTTTATTGCCGCCTTCGATTTTAAAGAGAGCATCGATAAGGTCACCATCAACCTTTCCCGTGCCCACTTCTGGGATATTACCGCTGTTCAGGCCCTGGACCGCGTGGTGATTAAGTTCCGCCGTGAAGGTACCGAGGTCGAACTAGTGGGCTTGAGTGAAGCCAGTGCCACCGTGGTAGATCGTTACGCGGTACACAACGATCCTGAAGCGGTTGAAAAGCTGATGGGCGGCCACTAA
- a CDS encoding universal stress protein — protein sequence MTEHVLAAIDGSQYAESVCDYAAWASLALNAPLSFVHVVDNHSVVPEEQNLSGNLRFGARERLMKELSELDEQRAKVNREQGKLMLEAAKARAVEDGVVDPIVRQLNGTLVETLVELEKDIRLLVVGKRGETAHHASGHLGSNLERVVREMHRPILMVPKAFKQPEKVLIAFDGSKTARKGVEMLARSPLFAGAECHVLIVGAETAEHRSELEWALTTLRDAGHQAEGAIRSGEVDDTLQAYEKEHAIDLLVMGAYGHSRIRHLLVGSTTTAMLRGSRIPVLILR from the coding sequence ATGACTGAACATGTACTCGCCGCGATTGACGGCTCCCAATATGCAGAAAGCGTCTGTGACTACGCCGCCTGGGCAAGCTTGGCATTAAATGCCCCGCTTAGCTTTGTGCATGTGGTGGATAATCATTCTGTTGTACCAGAAGAACAAAATTTGTCAGGTAACCTAAGGTTTGGTGCCCGCGAGCGCTTGATGAAAGAGCTTTCCGAGCTTGATGAGCAGCGCGCCAAGGTGAACCGTGAGCAAGGCAAGCTCATGTTGGAAGCTGCTAAGGCACGGGCAGTGGAAGATGGGGTCGTTGATCCCATTGTTCGCCAGCTTAACGGCACGCTGGTCGAAACCTTGGTAGAGCTAGAGAAAGACATTCGTTTATTGGTGGTAGGCAAGCGTGGCGAAACGGCTCACCATGCCAGCGGCCACCTAGGTTCTAACCTTGAGCGTGTGGTGCGTGAAATGCACCGCCCAATTCTCATGGTGCCTAAAGCCTTTAAGCAACCTGAAAAGGTACTGATTGCGTTTGACGGTAGCAAAACTGCCCGGAAAGGGGTGGAGATGCTGGCGCGCTCGCCGTTATTTGCAGGTGCCGAATGCCATGTGCTGATTGTGGGTGCTGAAACTGCAGAGCACCGCAGCGAACTTGAGTGGGCGCTGACTACGCTACGCGACGCTGGCCACCAAGCCGAAGGCGCCATCCGCTCCGGTGAGGTAGACGACACCTTGCAAGCGTACGAGAAGGAGCATGCTATCGACCTTCTAGTGATGGGCGCCTATGGCCACTCGCGTATTCGCCACTTGCTGGTTGGTAGTACTACAACGGCGATGTTACGCGGTAGCCGAATACCGGTGCTGATATTGCGTTAA